A single region of the Agromyces sp. Leaf222 genome encodes:
- a CDS encoding NAD kinase, whose protein sequence is MNDARHFLVVSHTGRRNALEATGEVCAQLIAAGAVPVIADEQWSDVHEFVPELNGRVARLEETDPALIELVIVLGGDGTILRAAELIRELPVALLGVNLGHVGFLAESERDDLGYTVQRALARDYTVEERMTLSVRAKVDDETVFESWALNEVSVEKAERERLIEVVIEVDRRPLSSFGCDGVVMSTPTGSTAYAFSAGGPVVWPGLEALLLVPLSAHALFARPLVVAADSSLAVEVLRRTEASAVIWCDGRRTFDLPAGARVVVRRSPVPVRLARLHEAPFTDRLVNKFQLPVTGWRGPVGHD, encoded by the coding sequence ATGAACGACGCACGGCACTTCCTCGTGGTCTCGCACACCGGCCGTCGCAACGCCCTCGAGGCCACCGGCGAGGTCTGCGCCCAGCTCATCGCGGCGGGCGCGGTTCCGGTCATCGCCGACGAGCAGTGGAGCGATGTCCATGAGTTCGTCCCCGAGCTGAACGGCCGGGTCGCCCGGCTCGAAGAGACCGATCCCGCGCTGATCGAGCTCGTGATCGTGCTCGGCGGCGACGGCACGATCCTCCGTGCGGCCGAGCTGATCCGCGAGCTTCCGGTCGCGTTGCTCGGCGTCAACCTCGGTCATGTCGGCTTCCTCGCCGAGAGCGAGCGCGACGACCTCGGCTACACGGTGCAGCGGGCGCTCGCTCGCGACTACACGGTCGAAGAGCGCATGACGCTGTCGGTGCGCGCCAAGGTCGACGACGAGACGGTCTTCGAGAGCTGGGCGCTCAACGAGGTGTCCGTCGAGAAGGCCGAGCGCGAGCGTCTGATCGAGGTCGTGATCGAGGTCGATCGCCGGCCGCTCTCGTCGTTCGGCTGCGACGGGGTGGTCATGTCCACCCCGACCGGGTCCACCGCCTACGCGTTCTCGGCCGGCGGGCCGGTCGTCTGGCCGGGTCTCGAAGCCCTGCTGCTCGTGCCGCTCAGCGCGCACGCGCTCTTCGCACGGCCGCTCGTGGTCGCGGCCGACTCGTCGCTCGCCGTCGAGGTGCTGCGTCGCACCGAGGCGTCGGCGGTCATCTGGTGCGATGGCCGACGCACGTTCGACCTGCCGGCCGGCGCGCGCGTCGTGGTGCGGCGCTCGCCCGTGCCCGTTCGCCTGGCACGACTCCACGAGGCGCCGTTCACCGATCGACTCGTGAACAAGTTCCAACTCCCCGTGACAGGCTGGCGAGGACCGGTGGGCCATGATTGA
- a CDS encoding TlyA family RNA methyltransferase, which translates to MASRRLDAALPERGLARSRTHAATLIAAGVVTVDGRPVVKASTKVEDEQTIEVAASDHYVSRAAHKLIAALDGFAVDPADRVVLDAGASTGGFSQVLLERGARTVLAVDVGHGQLAAELFGAAGLVLVEGCNVRSLDRAALAKLSGVEEPASLVTADLSFISLTTVLPALVATAADDAEFVLLVKPQFEVGRSGVREGIVHDAALRSEAVAGVLWAAHDLGVGTAGVMSSPIAGTRGNHEYLVHLNAARGVNPTEWMRQVAQMTGGELK; encoded by the coding sequence ATGGCATCCAGACGTCTCGACGCCGCCCTCCCCGAACGCGGACTCGCGCGCTCGCGCACGCACGCGGCAACGCTCATCGCGGCCGGCGTGGTGACGGTCGACGGCCGACCCGTCGTCAAGGCGTCGACCAAGGTCGAAGACGAGCAGACCATCGAGGTCGCGGCATCCGATCACTACGTCTCCCGCGCCGCTCACAAGCTCATCGCCGCACTCGACGGGTTCGCCGTCGACCCTGCTGATCGCGTGGTGCTCGACGCCGGCGCATCGACGGGCGGCTTCAGCCAGGTGCTGCTCGAGCGCGGCGCCCGCACGGTGCTCGCCGTCGATGTCGGGCACGGGCAGCTCGCCGCCGAGTTGTTCGGTGCGGCGGGGCTGGTACTGGTCGAGGGCTGCAACGTGCGTTCGCTCGATCGGGCGGCCCTGGCGAAGCTCTCGGGCGTCGAGGAGCCCGCTTCGCTCGTGACCGCCGACCTCTCGTTCATCTCGCTCACGACCGTGCTGCCGGCGCTCGTCGCGACGGCCGCCGACGACGCCGAGTTCGTGCTGCTCGTGAAGCCGCAGTTCGAGGTGGGTCGGTCGGGAGTGCGCGAGGGCATCGTGCACGACGCGGCACTGCGCTCCGAGGCCGTCGCCGGCGTGCTCTGGGCCGCGCACGACCTCGGTGTCGGCACGGCTGGCGTCATGTCCTCCCCAATCGCAGGCACGCGCGGAAACCACGAGTACCTCGTGCACCTCAACGCCGCGCGCGGAGTGAATCCGACAGAATGGATGCGGCAGGTAGCGCAGATGACGGGAGGCGAGCTCAAATGA
- a CDS encoding HAD-IIA family hydrolase gives MGLFRQRTEAASPLDGADAVFADLDGVVYAGAGAIPHAVESLNLAKQRMPVGYITNNASRSDASVAAHLSELGLEVQPSDVVTSPQAAMRLLDEQVEPGALVFVVGGEGIVVELEKRGYRVTRSADDAPEAVVQGFTPEVGWKELAEASFALNSNGGPGSETPGIPWIATNTDWTIPVARGIAPGNGTLVSAVHTAVGRLPLVAGKPETPIFDEAKRRFGAERPIVVGDRLDTDILGANRAGMTSVLVLTGIDRAKQVLAADAASRPDFIVGDLRELHEPYPVTEEVRGAIRVGGARVRVDGRRVVIEAEGERPLDLLRAACAAIWRSGTAIHVLEVPASLYS, from the coding sequence GTGGGGCTGTTTCGCCAGAGGACCGAGGCGGCCTCTCCGCTCGACGGTGCCGATGCCGTGTTCGCCGACCTCGACGGGGTCGTCTACGCGGGCGCCGGTGCCATTCCGCACGCCGTCGAGAGCCTGAACCTCGCCAAGCAGCGGATGCCGGTCGGCTACATCACGAACAACGCCTCGCGAAGCGATGCATCCGTCGCCGCGCACCTGTCGGAGCTCGGCCTCGAGGTGCAGCCGTCGGATGTCGTGACCTCGCCGCAGGCGGCGATGCGCCTGCTCGACGAGCAGGTCGAGCCCGGCGCACTGGTCTTCGTCGTCGGCGGTGAGGGCATCGTCGTCGAGCTCGAGAAGCGCGGCTACCGTGTGACCCGGTCGGCGGATGATGCGCCGGAGGCGGTCGTGCAGGGGTTCACGCCCGAGGTCGGCTGGAAGGAGCTCGCGGAGGCGTCGTTCGCGCTGAACTCGAACGGCGGCCCCGGATCCGAGACGCCAGGGATCCCGTGGATCGCGACGAACACCGACTGGACCATCCCCGTGGCGCGCGGCATCGCCCCGGGCAACGGCACGCTGGTCTCCGCGGTGCACACGGCCGTCGGCCGGCTGCCACTGGTCGCGGGCAAGCCCGAGACGCCGATCTTCGACGAGGCGAAGCGGCGCTTCGGCGCGGAACGGCCGATCGTGGTCGGCGACCGTCTCGACACCGACATCCTCGGCGCGAATCGGGCTGGAATGACGAGCGTGCTCGTGCTCACCGGAATCGACCGTGCGAAGCAGGTGCTCGCCGCGGATGCCGCCAGCCGCCCGGACTTCATCGTCGGCGACCTGCGCGAGCTGCACGAGCCGTACCCGGTGACCGAGGAGGTGCGCGGCGCGATCCGCGTCGGAGGTGCGCGCGTGCGCGTCGACGGCCGTCGTGTGGTGATCGAGGCCGAGGGCGAGCGTCCGCTCGACCTGCTGCGCGCCGCGTGCGCGGCGATCTGGCGTTCGGGCACGGCGATCCACGTGCTCGAGGTGCCGGCCTCGCTCTACAGCTGA
- a CDS encoding primosomal protein — MSDTNDDTNRGEARSRAPRGEGRPQSSGRGAYDSKPPRSNGAGSRDGQRSSGSGERKPYGDRDNTRPYEKRDGAPRSYGDRDNKRPYEKRDGQSRPYEKRDGGAPRSYGDRDNKRPYEKRDGDNKRPYEKRDGGAPRSYGDRDTKRPYEKRDSDSKRPYEKRDGQSRPYEKRDGGAPRSYGDRDNKRPYEKRDGDNKRPYEKRDGDNKRPYEKRDGGAPRSYGDRDNKRPYEKRDGQSRPYEKRDGAPRSYGDRDNKRPYEKRDGGAPRSYGDRDTKRPYEKRDGDNKRPYEKRDGGAPRSYGDRDTKRPYEKRDGQSRPYEKRDGGAPRSYGDRSDRRDSREPREEYRRDSPGAANLPVRPRHDDPFIPDTIEPRDLDKGARAELKTLSKENADWVARHLVAASLYLDDDPELAHEHALSAGRRAGRVAVVRETLAITAYATGDFVLALRELRTYRRISGSNDQLPLMVDSERGVGRPDRALEVGRAVDRAELPAAVQVGLAIAMSGARLDLEQPELALAELEIPQLDPDRAFSYSPALFSAYAEVLDELGRSTDAAAWRARAARAEDALGGPELDLVEIYEVELEPELDADTASSDGDGDTRDDEASDSAGADGDVDVADEDDAALDADADADADADQVIELVEIADEPEDLGDPGDVLEDDVRAVLAEGDEDEV; from the coding sequence GTGAGCGACACGAACGACGACACGAACAGGGGAGAGGCGCGCAGCCGCGCACCCCGTGGCGAAGGGCGACCGCAGAGCAGCGGGCGTGGCGCATACGATTCCAAGCCCCCGAGGTCCAACGGCGCGGGTTCCCGCGACGGGCAGCGCTCCAGCGGCTCCGGCGAGCGGAAGCCCTACGGCGATCGTGACAACACGCGTCCGTATGAGAAGCGCGACGGTGCTCCGCGTTCGTACGGCGACCGCGATAACAAGCGTCCCTACGAGAAGCGTGACGGGCAGTCCCGCCCGTATGAGAAGCGTGACGGTGGGGCGCCGCGTTCGTACGGCGACCGTGACAACAAGCGTCCCTACGAGAAGCGTGACGGCGACAACAAGCGTCCGTATGAGAAGCGTGATGGCGGTGCGCCGCGTTCCTACGGCGATCGCGATACCAAGCGTCCCTACGAGAAGCGTGACAGCGATAGCAAGCGTCCGTATGAGAAGCGCGACGGGCAGTCCCGTCCGTACGAGAAGCGTGATGGCGGTGCTCCGCGTTCGTACGGGGACCGTGACAACAAGCGTCCCTACGAGAAGCGTGACGGCGACAACAAGCGTCCCTACGAGAAGCGTGACGGCGACAACAAGCGTCCGTATGAGAAGCGCGATGGCGGTGCTCCGCGTTCGTACGGCGACCGTGACAACAAACGTCCCTACGAGAAGCGCGATGGGCAGTCGCGTCCGTATGAGAAGCGTGATGGCGCGCCGCGTTCGTACGGTGACCGCGACAACAAGCGTCCGTATGAGAAGCGTGATGGCGGTGCTCCGCGTTCCTACGGTGACCGCGATACCAAGCGTCCTTACGAGAAGCGTGATGGCGACAACAAGCGTCCGTATGAGAAGCGCGATGGCGGTGCTCCGCGTTCGTACGGCGATCGCGATACCAAGCGTCCCTACGAGAAGCGCGATGGGCAGTCGCGTCCGTATGAGAAGCGTGATGGCGGAGCGCCGCGTTCGTACGGCGATCGCAGCGATCGGCGCGACTCCCGCGAGCCGCGCGAGGAGTACCGTCGCGACTCGCCTGGCGCCGCGAATCTTCCGGTACGTCCGCGTCACGACGATCCGTTCATCCCGGACACGATCGAGCCACGCGACCTCGACAAGGGCGCTCGCGCCGAGCTCAAGACCCTCAGCAAGGAGAACGCCGACTGGGTCGCGCGACACCTCGTCGCGGCATCCCTCTACCTCGATGACGACCCCGAGCTGGCGCACGAGCACGCGCTGTCAGCCGGCCGCCGTGCGGGTCGCGTGGCTGTCGTGCGCGAGACGCTCGCGATCACGGCATACGCGACCGGTGACTTCGTCCTCGCGCTCCGTGAGCTCCGCACGTACCGTCGCATCTCCGGCAGCAACGACCAGCTCCCGCTGATGGTCGACAGCGAGCGTGGCGTCGGACGCCCCGACCGCGCCCTCGAGGTCGGTCGTGCCGTGGACCGCGCCGAACTCCCGGCTGCCGTGCAGGTCGGCCTCGCCATCGCGATGTCCGGTGCGCGCCTCGACCTGGAGCAGCCCGAGCTGGCCCTCGCCGAGCTCGAGATCCCGCAGCTCGACCCCGACCGTGCCTTCTCGTACAGCCCGGCGCTGTTCTCCGCCTATGCAGAGGTGCTCGATGAGCTCGGGCGATCGACGGATGCCGCGGCATGGCGTGCACGTGCCGCGCGTGCCGAGGACGCGCTCGGCGGCCCGGAACTCGACCTCGTGGAGATCTACGAGGTGGAGCTCGAGCCGGAACTCGACGCCGACACCGCATCATCGGATGGCGACGGCGACACTCGCGACGACGAGGCATCCGATTCGGCTGGCGCTGACGGCGACGTCGACGTCGCCGATGAAGATGATGCCGCCCTTGACGCTGACGCTGACGCTGACGCTGACGCTGACCAAGTCATCGAGCTGGTCGAGATCGCGGACGAGCCCGAGGACCTGGGCGACCCCGGCGACGTGCTCGAGGACGACGTGCGGGCCGTGCTCGCCGAAGGCGACGAGGACGAGGTCTGA